A DNA window from Pseudomonas tohonis contains the following coding sequences:
- the sbcD gene encoding exonuclease subunit SbcD → MRILHSSDWHLGQHFMGKTRQAEHQAFCAWLLEQVHEHRVDAVLVAGDVFDTGAPPSYAREQYNRFVIDLRDAGAQLVVLGGNHDSPAMLGESQALLAALGTRVVPGVAADPQDQVLVLRGRDGEPGAVLCAIPFVRARDVLQSQAGQSAADKQLSLQQAIQAHYAQLFALAEQRRDSLGGGLSILATGHLTTVGVSASESVREIYVGALEAFPTSAFPPAAYIALGHIHRPQKVGGLEHIRYSGSPIPLSFDEAGQAKEVLLVEVDGEGLRSVTPLPVPCFQPLASVRGALAELAGAIAEQARRGTPERPVWLEVQVSTDDYLSDLQGRVAALCEGLPVEVLRLRRERAGLAPALLGAARETLDELSAEDVFVRRLELEQLDEDQARRLRDLHRGVLEEVRSERS, encoded by the coding sequence ATGCGCATCCTGCACAGCTCCGACTGGCATCTCGGCCAGCATTTCATGGGCAAGACCCGCCAGGCCGAGCACCAGGCCTTCTGCGCCTGGCTGCTGGAGCAGGTGCATGAGCATCGGGTGGACGCGGTGCTGGTGGCGGGCGACGTGTTCGACACCGGCGCGCCGCCCAGCTACGCCCGCGAGCAGTACAACCGCTTCGTCATCGACCTGCGCGACGCCGGTGCGCAGCTGGTGGTGCTGGGCGGCAACCATGATTCGCCCGCCATGCTCGGCGAGAGCCAGGCCCTGCTGGCGGCCCTGGGCACCCGCGTGGTGCCGGGCGTCGCCGCCGACCCGCAGGACCAGGTGCTGGTGCTGCGTGGCCGTGACGGCGAGCCGGGTGCGGTGCTCTGCGCCATCCCCTTCGTGCGTGCCCGCGACGTGCTGCAGAGCCAGGCCGGGCAGAGCGCGGCGGACAAGCAGCTGTCCCTGCAGCAGGCGATCCAGGCCCATTACGCCCAGCTGTTCGCGCTGGCCGAGCAGCGCCGCGACTCGCTGGGCGGCGGCTTGTCGATCCTCGCCACCGGCCACCTGACCACCGTCGGCGTCAGCGCCAGCGAGTCGGTGCGGGAAATCTACGTCGGCGCTCTGGAGGCCTTCCCCACCAGCGCCTTCCCGCCCGCCGCCTACATCGCCCTGGGGCATATCCACAGGCCGCAGAAGGTCGGCGGCCTGGAGCACATCCGCTACAGCGGCTCGCCCATCCCGCTGTCCTTCGACGAGGCCGGGCAGGCCAAGGAAGTGCTGTTGGTGGAGGTGGATGGCGAGGGCCTGCGCAGCGTCACGCCCTTGCCGGTGCCCTGCTTCCAGCCCCTGGCCAGCGTGCGCGGCGCCCTGGCCGAGCTGGCCGGCGCCATCGCCGAGCAGGCCCGCCGGGGCACGCCCGAGCGGCCCGTCTGGCTGGAGGTGCAGGTGAGCACGGACGACTACCTGAGCGACCTGCAAGGCCGCGTCGCCGCGCTGTGCGAAGGCCTGCCGGTGGAGGTGCTGCGCCTGCGCCGCGAGCGTGCCGGCCTGGCTCCGGCCCTGCTGGGCGCCGCACGCGAGACGCTGGACGAGCTCAGCGCCGAGGACGTGTTCGTACGCCGCCTGGAGCTGGAGCAGCTGGACGAGGACCAGGCCCGGCGCCTGCGGGACCTGCACCGTGGCGTTCTGGAAGAGGTCCGCAGCGAGCGCAGCTGA
- a CDS encoding TAXI family TRAP transporter solute-binding subunit: MPRFLKDLKIMLLANLWTVPVVAALVGAVFYFVAPPPPMHATLATGGANGGYALFAEKLKEELAHQGFTLELVPSGGSLDNLGKLQRGEVQMALVQSGQELTLPARERERLHGLGVMYQEPLWLFKRKDVDIDAMGDLLQLRVAIGTPNSGTRAIAAALLQANRIEPEGYPQAWQAFSGTRAADALIAGELDAAFFVGPAENAVVQRLAARSELDLVSLRRSAAYRARLPYLTKLEVGEGLLNLASNSPSRDILTLGPVATLVANDEFHPSLTPLILEAAREVMKNGSLLDPAGRYPAAQPMTLSTLDEAAYYYKNGLPILQRYLPFRIASLADRYIILLIPLLVVMFPLFKAVGPVYRWRIRARIYRWYKYLREIDRKLDAGTLREELDGEIGKLEELEDQLAKVDVPLSYSNELYDLHVHLRYVIERLQALKARSRDGEA, encoded by the coding sequence ATGCCAAGGTTCCTGAAAGACCTGAAGATCATGCTGCTGGCCAACCTCTGGACCGTGCCCGTGGTGGCCGCGCTGGTGGGCGCGGTGTTCTATTTCGTCGCCCCGCCGCCGCCCATGCACGCGACCCTGGCCACCGGCGGCGCCAACGGCGGCTACGCGCTGTTCGCCGAGAAGCTCAAGGAGGAACTGGCGCACCAGGGCTTCACCCTGGAGCTGGTGCCCAGCGGCGGCTCCCTGGACAACCTCGGCAAACTGCAGCGCGGCGAGGTGCAGATGGCCCTGGTGCAGAGCGGCCAGGAACTGACCCTGCCGGCGCGTGAGCGCGAACGCCTGCACGGCCTCGGGGTGATGTACCAGGAGCCGCTGTGGCTGTTCAAACGCAAGGACGTGGACATCGACGCCATGGGCGACCTGCTGCAGCTGCGGGTCGCCATCGGCACGCCCAACAGCGGCACCCGCGCCATCGCCGCGGCGCTGCTGCAGGCCAACCGGATCGAGCCGGAGGGCTACCCGCAGGCCTGGCAGGCATTCAGCGGCACCCGCGCCGCCGACGCGCTGATCGCCGGCGAGCTGGACGCGGCCTTCTTCGTCGGCCCGGCGGAGAACGCCGTGGTGCAGCGGCTGGCCGCACGCAGCGAGCTGGACCTGGTGAGCCTGCGCCGCAGCGCCGCCTACCGCGCGCGCCTGCCCTACCTGACGAAACTTGAAGTGGGCGAAGGCCTGCTCAACCTCGCCAGCAACAGCCCCTCGCGGGACATCCTCACCCTGGGCCCGGTGGCGACCCTGGTGGCCAACGACGAATTCCACCCCTCGCTGACCCCGCTGATCCTCGAAGCCGCCCGCGAGGTGATGAAGAACGGCAGCCTGCTCGACCCCGCCGGCCGCTACCCCGCCGCCCAGCCGATGACCCTCTCGACGCTGGACGAGGCGGCCTACTACTACAAGAACGGCCTGCCGATCCTGCAACGCTACCTGCCCTTCCGCATCGCCTCCCTGGCGGACCGCTACATCATCCTGCTGATCCCGCTGCTGGTGGTGATGTTCCCGCTGTTCAAGGCCGTGGGCCCGGTGTACCGCTGGCGCATCCGCGCGCGCATCTACCGCTGGTACAAGTACCTGCGCGAGATCGACCGCAAGCTGGACGCCGGCACCCTGCGCGAGGAGCTGGACGGCGAGATCGGCAAGCTGGAGGAGCTGGAGGACCAACTGGCCAAGGTGGACGTGCCGCTCTCCTACTCCAACGAGCTGTACGACCTGCACGTGCACCTGCGCTACGTGATCGAGCGGCTCCAGGCGCTGAAGGCCAGGAGCCGCGATGGCGAGGCCTGA
- a CDS encoding tetratricopeptide repeat protein, with amino-acid sequence MSSLILDTPLLTVDAESIHALEALADRGLFLRAHARATELGDYRHWRGAAAMALASRLVAQLGAPRLGDALAWLGYRRYPEAAEARLRYARFLLARRGQYRAWEFLQRFSDWLPEEPGLRAEWLSFQGYLRALLRDFGRSAELHDAAMRLGTNDPWLLVERSYSLEQEDRYAEALELCEGALALLPDFRSATLQAAQLELQLGREEAARTRLLDATRRMESAGLCAQLIDLLIEREELDEAERLIERSLELALLLEKGMRGWYAGRRCDIACLRGDHERGRALALEAQSPFYTMVAERLAEPKGGRVLLPVTFVRQHHMTCVPATLTALSTYWGRPVAHLEVAEEICYDGTSYHAERAWAERNGWLVREFTVDWATSRALIDRGLPFTLSLQYTGSGHLQAVVGYDEPRGTVLIRDPGQAQFGESIAEGLYQTQRASGPRGLLLLPPEEAHRLDGLELPERATWDLYYRLVSALEVHDREEALAAFEALREQAPGHRLTLQGQRTLGWYDGREAQVLEATEALLERFPDDANLILSKSTSLAHLHAREQQLDWLAGHCQARWSDAGILVRYTSLLVEDGSQLDTARHLLGRALRQAPGHAQAWNELASLRWNEGSREQACELYRIAACLHDTNEGYSSQYFRALRCLGRTEAGLEFLRQRQARLGALAAGPTLTLCEFIEELSDPLQCRQILEQALERRPQDPALLLNLADFYGRHGELELNEAMLRRAEPVSRRGTWLRAAVLHSQRSDGDTQRALAWCREAVELDPLNMSLHRMQVQLLRQSAGEEAVDEYVTAQAERFPHHCGIAELAVERAQRRSLEDAEVALRRLLASHPEYAWAIRELAVTLARLGRHEEALEFCEQARRTDPRSSSSYSTRGFVLLQGGQREAARAAFREALERSADNDYASNMLLETCTTQGEALDDLDFIHRQLVAQVTFGDGWLAYPEQARRLLEPQVLLEQLSEALQQRADLWQLWVVVAAQQAEMGHPEQAENLLQSAIERFPLMPRLALERAQLQSSQKQYAECRETLRESFRINPLWTRSVRLYVESLLDEGADLEEAEQLLRSVLARTPDNTELRAYLGYVLGERDNPAEGAIEAEKVLREEPGNGWVWNQLRRYSAALETPARPLELARELTRLRAGDADAWLALAEQEEGFEAREPALRQALGLSPRHRSANTQLAEGLLAAGRFDELRQLLDAPCWGGATPPDLALFGPRATREEKDLPSALAELRQLLERQPAFFDGWRTLADWQDDAGDYAAYVESAREMVRLEPRQAIAHGFLGHALWLDGKGEEALSSFLRAYELDACYTFAGLHAFDLLLEHGTVEATREVLERLLEASSQSSVLIRALRFAVPRGDEALKRRVLQPLCRDGGVVEAWSEVLKILGQPDKDTLLWENLEAGVADGSLHYAAALYWLRREDGRWMPGSLWKGFLRLLENDPQHAGKHAMLELLANRKNASRLLVDALEASREAIRSDGVIWGMASYAMVNQERYELMFDWLSDWEQNPQAPAWGLDNLALGLRARKLDGRAAAVSRLSLERDPQNHDAMVWLGLDAAMAGDLEAVEGWLERLQGARPRPFFRCMQHLLEGFTAASREGGSGVAVAHFRTARAVAKGSEHGSYWRLRRHLAKVLAFGPTTPAWLAPLRYLQLRF; translated from the coding sequence ATGTCCAGCCTGATCCTCGATACGCCCCTGCTCACGGTCGACGCCGAGTCCATCCACGCCCTCGAGGCGCTGGCCGACCGCGGCCTGTTCCTCCGGGCCCACGCCAGGGCCACCGAACTCGGCGACTACCGCCACTGGCGCGGTGCCGCCGCCATGGCGCTGGCCTCGCGCCTGGTTGCGCAACTCGGTGCCCCGCGCCTGGGCGATGCCCTCGCCTGGCTGGGCTACCGCCGCTACCCGGAGGCCGCCGAGGCGCGCCTGCGCTACGCCCGCTTCCTGCTGGCGCGCCGTGGCCAGTACCGCGCCTGGGAATTCCTCCAGCGCTTTTCCGACTGGTTGCCGGAAGAGCCCGGCCTGCGCGCCGAATGGCTGTCGTTCCAGGGCTACCTGCGGGCGCTGCTGCGTGACTTCGGCCGCAGCGCCGAGCTGCACGACGCGGCCATGCGACTGGGCACCAACGATCCATGGCTGCTGGTGGAGCGCTCCTACAGCCTGGAGCAGGAAGACCGCTACGCCGAGGCGCTGGAGCTTTGCGAGGGCGCCCTGGCGCTGCTCCCCGACTTCCGCTCCGCGACCCTGCAGGCCGCCCAGCTCGAACTGCAGCTGGGGCGCGAGGAGGCCGCCCGTACCCGCCTGCTGGACGCCACCCGGCGGATGGAGAGCGCCGGGCTCTGCGCGCAGCTGATCGACCTGCTGATCGAGCGCGAGGAACTGGACGAGGCCGAGCGCCTGATCGAGCGCTCCCTGGAGCTGGCGCTGCTGCTGGAGAAGGGCATGCGCGGCTGGTACGCCGGCCGGCGTTGCGACATCGCCTGCCTGCGCGGTGACCACGAGCGGGGCCGGGCCCTGGCCCTGGAGGCGCAGAGTCCCTTCTACACGATGGTCGCCGAGCGCCTGGCGGAACCGAAGGGCGGTCGCGTCCTGCTGCCGGTCACCTTCGTCCGCCAGCACCACATGACCTGCGTTCCCGCCACCCTGACCGCGCTCTCCACCTACTGGGGCCGCCCCGTGGCGCACCTGGAGGTGGCCGAGGAGATCTGCTACGACGGCACCTCCTACCACGCCGAGCGCGCCTGGGCCGAGCGCAACGGCTGGCTGGTGCGCGAGTTCACCGTCGACTGGGCCACCAGCCGCGCGCTGATCGATCGCGGCCTGCCCTTCACCCTGTCCCTGCAATACACCGGCAGCGGCCACCTGCAGGCGGTGGTCGGCTACGACGAGCCCCGTGGCACCGTGCTGATCCGCGACCCCGGCCAGGCGCAGTTCGGCGAGAGCATCGCCGAAGGCCTGTACCAGACCCAGCGCGCGTCGGGGCCACGCGGCCTGCTCCTGCTGCCGCCCGAGGAAGCCCACCGGCTGGACGGCCTGGAGCTGCCGGAGCGTGCGACCTGGGACCTCTACTACCGCCTGGTCAGCGCCCTGGAGGTGCATGACCGCGAAGAGGCCCTGGCCGCGTTCGAGGCCCTGCGCGAGCAGGCGCCGGGGCACCGCCTGACCCTCCAGGGCCAGCGCACCCTGGGCTGGTACGACGGGCGCGAGGCGCAGGTTCTGGAGGCCACCGAAGCGCTGCTGGAGCGCTTTCCCGACGATGCCAACCTGATCCTGTCCAAATCCACCTCCCTGGCCCACCTGCACGCCCGCGAACAGCAGCTGGACTGGCTGGCCGGCCATTGCCAGGCGCGCTGGAGCGACGCCGGCATCCTGGTGCGCTACACCAGCCTCCTGGTGGAGGACGGCAGCCAGCTGGATACCGCGCGCCACCTGCTGGGCCGCGCCCTGCGCCAGGCGCCGGGGCATGCCCAGGCCTGGAACGAGCTGGCCAGCCTGCGCTGGAACGAAGGCAGCCGCGAGCAGGCCTGCGAGCTGTACCGCATCGCCGCGTGCCTGCACGACACCAACGAGGGCTACAGCAGCCAGTACTTCCGCGCCCTGCGCTGCCTGGGCCGCACCGAAGCGGGTCTGGAGTTCCTGCGCCAGCGCCAGGCGCGCCTCGGCGCCCTGGCCGCCGGCCCGACCCTGACCCTCTGCGAATTCATCGAGGAGCTGTCCGATCCGCTGCAATGCCGGCAGATCCTCGAACAGGCCCTGGAGCGTCGCCCCCAGGACCCGGCGCTGCTGCTCAACCTCGCCGACTTCTACGGTCGCCACGGCGAGCTGGAGCTGAACGAGGCCATGCTGCGCCGCGCCGAGCCGGTGAGCCGCCGGGGCACCTGGCTGCGCGCCGCCGTGCTGCACAGCCAGCGCAGCGATGGCGACACCCAGCGCGCCCTGGCCTGGTGCCGCGAGGCGGTGGAGCTGGACCCGCTGAACATGAGCCTGCACCGCATGCAGGTGCAGCTGTTGCGCCAGAGCGCCGGTGAAGAGGCGGTGGACGAGTACGTCACCGCACAGGCCGAACGCTTTCCCCACCACTGCGGCATCGCCGAGCTGGCGGTGGAACGTGCCCAGCGCCGGTCTCTGGAAGACGCCGAGGTCGCCCTGCGGCGCCTGCTGGCCAGCCACCCGGAGTACGCCTGGGCGATCCGCGAACTGGCCGTGACCCTGGCGCGCCTCGGCCGCCACGAAGAGGCCCTGGAGTTCTGCGAGCAGGCCCGGCGCACCGACCCGCGCAGCTCCAGCAGCTATTCCACGCGTGGCTTCGTGCTGCTCCAGGGCGGCCAGCGCGAGGCCGCCCGCGCCGCCTTCCGCGAGGCGCTGGAACGCTCCGCCGACAATGACTACGCCAGCAACATGCTGCTGGAAACCTGCACCACCCAGGGCGAGGCCCTGGACGATCTCGACTTCATCCACCGCCAGCTGGTGGCCCAGGTCACCTTCGGCGACGGCTGGCTGGCCTACCCGGAGCAGGCGCGCAGGCTGCTGGAGCCACAGGTGCTGCTGGAGCAGTTGAGCGAGGCCCTGCAACAGCGTGCCGACCTCTGGCAACTGTGGGTGGTGGTCGCCGCCCAGCAGGCCGAGATGGGCCACCCGGAGCAGGCCGAGAACCTGCTGCAATCGGCCATCGAGCGCTTCCCGCTGATGCCGCGCCTGGCCCTGGAGCGCGCCCAGCTGCAAAGCAGCCAGAAGCAGTACGCCGAGTGCCGCGAGACCCTGCGCGAGAGCTTTCGCATCAACCCGCTGTGGACGCGCAGCGTGCGCCTCTACGTCGAGAGCCTGCTGGACGAGGGCGCCGACCTGGAGGAGGCCGAGCAGTTGCTGCGCAGCGTGCTCGCCCGCACCCCCGACAACACCGAGCTGCGTGCCTACCTGGGCTACGTGCTGGGCGAGCGCGACAACCCGGCCGAAGGGGCCATCGAGGCGGAGAAGGTGCTGCGCGAGGAGCCCGGCAACGGCTGGGTATGGAACCAGTTGCGCCGCTACAGCGCCGCCCTGGAGACGCCCGCGCGCCCCCTGGAACTGGCCCGCGAACTGACCCGCCTGCGCGCCGGCGACGCCGACGCCTGGCTGGCGCTGGCCGAGCAGGAAGAGGGCTTCGAGGCCAGGGAGCCGGCATTGCGCCAGGCCCTGGGACTGAGCCCGCGCCACCGCAGCGCCAACACCCAGCTGGCCGAGGGGCTGCTGGCCGCAGGGCGCTTCGACGAACTGCGCCAGCTGCTGGATGCGCCCTGCTGGGGTGGTGCGACACCCCCCGACCTGGCCCTGTTCGGCCCCCGCGCCACGCGCGAGGAAAAGGACCTGCCCAGCGCCCTGGCCGAGCTGCGCCAGCTGCTGGAGCGCCAGCCGGCCTTCTTCGATGGCTGGCGCACCCTGGCCGACTGGCAGGACGATGCCGGCGACTATGCCGCCTACGTGGAATCGGCCCGCGAGATGGTGCGCCTGGAACCCCGCCAGGCCATCGCCCATGGCTTCCTCGGCCACGCCCTGTGGCTCGATGGCAAGGGCGAGGAGGCGCTGTCGTCCTTCCTCCGTGCCTACGAGCTGGACGCCTGCTACACCTTCGCCGGCCTGCACGCGTTCGACCTGCTGCTCGAGCACGGCACGGTCGAGGCCACGCGCGAGGTGCTGGAGCGGCTGCTGGAGGCGTCCAGCCAATCCTCCGTGCTGATCCGCGCCCTGCGCTTCGCCGTGCCCCGGGGCGACGAGGCGCTCAAGCGTCGCGTGCTGCAACCGCTGTGCCGTGACGGCGGCGTGGTCGAGGCCTGGTCGGAAGTGCTGAAGATCCTCGGCCAACCGGACAAGGACACGCTGCTGTGGGAAAACCTCGAGGCCGGTGTCGCCGACGGCTCCCTGCATTACGCCGCGGCCTTGTACTGGCTGCGGCGCGAAGACGGCCGCTGGATGCCCGGCTCGTTGTGGAAGGGCTTCCTGCGCCTGCTGGAGAACGATCCGCAGCATGCCGGCAAGCACGCCATGCTGGAGCTGCTGGCCAACCGCAAGAACGCCAGCCGGCTGCTGGTGGACGCGCTTGAGGCCAGCCGCGAGGCGATCCGCAGCGACGGGGTGATCTGGGGCATGGCCAGTTACGCGATGGTCAACCAGGAGCGCTACGAGCTGATGTTCGACTGGCTCTCGGACTGGGAGCAGAACCCGCAGGCGCCGGCCTGGGGCCTGGACAACCTGGCGCTGGGCCTGCGTGCGCGCAAGCTGGATGGGCGTGCGGCAGCGGTGTCGCGGTTGTCCCTGGAGCGCGACCCGCAGAACCACGACGCCATGGTCTGGCTGGGCTTAGATGCCGCCATGGCCGGTGACCTGGAGGCCGTGGAAGGCTGGCTGGAGCGCCTGCAGGGCGCGCGGCCGCGGCCCTTCTTCCGCTGCATGCAGCACCTGCTGGAAGGCTTCACCGCCGCCTCGCGGGAAGGCGGCAGCGGCGTTGCCGTGGCGCACTTCCGCACCGCCCGCGCGGTGGCCAAGGGCAGCGAGCACGGCTCCTACTGGCGCCTGCGCCGGCACCTGGCGAAGGTCCTGGCCTTCGGCCCGACGACCCCGGCCTGGCTGGCGCCGCTGCGCTACCTGCAACTGCGCTTCTGA